In the genome of Nitrospira japonica, one region contains:
- a CDS encoding DsrE/DsrF/DrsH-like family protein encodes MTTTQLDPAVNLSDLQASKPDRVTIVLLSGDLDRAMAAFIIATGAAAMGMQVTIFFTFWGLNAIRRKGATSSAKDWLRRMFGLLNKGGAETLPLSRFHFGGIGTGMMHRVMKQSRMPGVPELMATAMDLGVRFIACTTTMGLMGITKDTLIDGVDQFAGVTTYLAEAKHGSVNLFI; translated from the coding sequence ATGACGACGACGCAACTGGACCCCGCGGTCAACTTGTCCGATCTGCAGGCTTCGAAGCCTGACCGCGTGACGATCGTGCTGTTGAGCGGCGATCTCGACCGCGCAATGGCGGCGTTCATCATCGCAACCGGGGCGGCGGCAATGGGAATGCAGGTCACGATATTCTTCACCTTCTGGGGATTGAACGCCATCCGCCGGAAAGGTGCGACGAGTTCCGCCAAGGACTGGCTTCGACGCATGTTCGGATTGTTGAACAAAGGCGGCGCCGAGACCCTTCCGCTGTCCCGCTTCCATTTCGGAGGAATCGGAACAGGAATGATGCACAGGGTGATGAAGCAGAGCCGGATGCCGGGTGTGCCTGAATTGATGGCCACGGCGATGGACCTCGGAGTCCGGTTCATCGCATGCACGACCACGATGGGACTCATGGGTATCACGAAGGATACCCTGATCGACGGCGTAGACCAATTCGCGGGTGTCACGACGTATTTGGCCGAGGCGAAGCACGGTAGCGTCAATCTCTTCATTTGA
- the rpsU gene encoding 30S ribosomal protein S21, with amino-acid sequence MEIKVFNNNVEKALKVAKKKLAGEGLFRELKRRRYYEKPSVRKKAKQREAQRRRQKWLSKRKPE; translated from the coding sequence ATGGAAATCAAGGTCTTCAATAACAACGTTGAAAAGGCCCTCAAGGTCGCCAAGAAGAAGCTCGCAGGTGAAGGGCTTTTCCGGGAACTGAAGCGGCGGCGTTACTACGAGAAGCCGAGCGTCAGGAAGAAAGCCAAGCAACGCGAAGCGCAACGGCGCCGGCAAAAGTGGTTGTCGAAGCGGAAGCCGGAATAG
- the ftcD gene encoding glutamate formimidoyltransferase, protein MDHLVTCVPNFSEGRNRTTVHALIRAVQSVPGVMLLDWTMDPDHHRSVLTFVGEPDAAADAAFRAIRVATRLIDIRKHRGVHPRIGATDVVPFVPAKGVTAHDCVRLARRLGERVGRQLEIPVFLYEQAAAGPDRAPLESVRRGGLEGLARRMRSDRRWRPDFGPATLHRTAGAVVIGARPPLIAFNVNLQSGDLEVSRSIARTIRESNGGMSHVKAIGVELSSRGMVQVAMNLTDYRVTPVHAVFEAVQALASLHGVAVADSEIVGLVPQAALVDAAADALRLESFDRSLILEKKIESALEASQGSVTIARHQPARDLRALSVGQLLDAIAAATPSPAGASVSALVASCAVSLGIMGARLSRRRGETARLASIAERLGRLAQADGVAYGEYLEASRLPASDSRRPARLAQALHRATQIPLQIAELTGRAGKWLYIGRQHVKQRVQADSTVGIILCLAAAEASLHIAGENIKHQINRMFIGQIEAAMRRTAICLEELRRLCYTPPPDRSVIKEKSAQARPEKAQKRREWKSRSSITTLKRPSRSPRRSSQVKGFSGN, encoded by the coding sequence GTGGACCATCTGGTCACCTGCGTGCCGAACTTCAGCGAGGGACGGAACCGGACGACCGTCCACGCCTTGATCCGGGCCGTGCAATCGGTGCCAGGCGTGATGTTGTTGGACTGGACGATGGATCCGGATCATCACCGGTCCGTTCTCACGTTCGTGGGCGAACCGGATGCAGCGGCCGACGCGGCGTTTCGTGCCATTCGGGTGGCGACCAGACTGATCGATATCCGGAAGCATCGCGGAGTGCATCCCCGAATCGGCGCCACGGACGTCGTGCCCTTTGTGCCGGCCAAGGGTGTCACGGCCCATGATTGTGTGCGGCTGGCCCGGCGTCTCGGGGAACGCGTGGGAAGACAGTTGGAGATCCCGGTATTTCTCTATGAGCAAGCGGCCGCCGGACCGGACCGTGCGCCGCTGGAATCCGTGCGGCGCGGGGGCTTGGAAGGGTTGGCGCGTCGGATGCGGTCCGATCGCCGGTGGCGTCCTGATTTCGGCCCCGCCACGCTGCATCGGACCGCGGGAGCGGTGGTGATCGGGGCCAGGCCTCCGTTGATCGCCTTCAACGTCAATCTGCAGTCGGGGGATCTCGAAGTCTCCCGGTCGATTGCCCGGACGATCCGCGAATCGAACGGAGGCATGTCGCATGTGAAGGCGATCGGGGTCGAACTGTCCAGCCGCGGCATGGTGCAGGTGGCCATGAATCTGACCGACTATCGCGTGACACCCGTCCACGCCGTGTTCGAAGCCGTGCAGGCCTTGGCCTCCTTACACGGGGTGGCCGTCGCTGACAGTGAGATCGTAGGGTTGGTCCCCCAGGCGGCGCTGGTCGATGCGGCTGCCGATGCCCTTCGCCTCGAATCGTTTGATCGTTCGCTCATCCTGGAAAAGAAAATCGAATCGGCCTTGGAAGCCTCCCAGGGCTCGGTCACGATCGCACGCCATCAGCCGGCGAGGGACCTGCGTGCCCTCTCCGTCGGCCAACTCTTGGACGCGATTGCGGCCGCGACACCCAGCCCGGCCGGGGCTTCGGTATCGGCTCTGGTCGCCTCCTGTGCCGTCTCGCTGGGAATCATGGGCGCGCGCTTGAGCCGTCGGCGCGGCGAGACGGCGCGCCTCGCTTCCATTGCCGAACGGCTTGGAAGATTGGCGCAGGCGGACGGGGTTGCCTATGGGGAGTATCTTGAGGCTTCAAGACTTCCGGCATCCGACTCGCGACGCCCCGCTCGACTGGCTCAGGCGCTGCATCGTGCAACGCAGATTCCCTTGCAGATTGCCGAGCTGACGGGACGGGCTGGGAAATGGCTTTACATCGGCCGGCAACACGTCAAGCAGAGGGTGCAAGCCGATTCGACCGTCGGGATTATCCTTTGTCTCGCTGCGGCAGAAGCCAGTCTTCATATTGCGGGAGAGAACATTAAACATCAAATAAATCGGATGTTTATAGGGCAAATTGAGGCTGCAATGCGCCGGACTGCAATCTGCCTTGAGGAACTGAGGAGGCTGTGCTACACTCCGCCGCCTGATCGGTCTGTCATTAAGGAAAAATCAGCACAGGCACGGCCTGAGAAAGCACAGAAGCGACGCGAATGGAAATCAAGGTCTTCAATAACAACGTTGAAAAGGCCCTCAAGGTCGCCAAGAAGAAGCTCGCAGGTGAAGGGCTTTTCCGGGAACTGA
- a CDS encoding endonuclease III domain-containing protein encodes MRQDQIHEAIALVRREVRQWQEPVVGVVARESDRDPFRILISCLLSLRTKDKTTGEASGRLFALAHTPAAMLSLPLAKIQQAIYPVGFYRTKAKSIRLICRRLIDVYGGTVPDSIDELLTLSGVGRKTANLVVTVGYRKPGICVDIHVHRIANRWGYVKTRTPEETEQALRHKLPKPYWITLNDLLVPYGQNLCQPMSPFCSRCKLTDYCDRTGVTKSR; translated from the coding sequence ATGCGCCAGGACCAAATCCATGAGGCGATCGCCCTTGTCAGGCGCGAAGTGCGCCAATGGCAGGAGCCGGTCGTGGGCGTGGTAGCGCGCGAATCGGACCGTGACCCTTTCCGCATTTTAATCTCCTGTCTCCTGAGCCTGCGTACCAAGGACAAGACCACCGGCGAGGCTAGCGGACGCTTGTTCGCCCTTGCCCATACTCCTGCCGCCATGCTGTCCCTTCCACTGGCGAAGATCCAACAGGCCATTTACCCGGTGGGATTCTATCGTACGAAGGCCAAATCGATTCGTCTCATCTGCCGCCGTCTCATCGACGTCTACGGGGGAACCGTTCCCGATTCCATCGACGAACTGCTGACGCTGTCCGGCGTGGGACGCAAGACGGCCAATCTCGTGGTGACGGTGGGATATCGAAAGCCGGGGATTTGCGTGGACATCCATGTCCATCGCATTGCCAATCGCTGGGGCTATGTGAAGACGCGCACGCCCGAGGAGACCGAGCAGGCGCTGCGCCACAAGCTGCCGAAGCCGTATTGGATTACGCTCAACGACTTGCTGGTTCCCTACGGACAGAATCTCTGCCAACCGATGTCGCCTTTTTGCAGCCGATGCAAGTTGACTGATTATTGTGATCGGACGGGAGTGACCAAGAGCCGCTGA
- a CDS encoding sulfurtransferase TusA family protein — MITADVTLDTLGYFCPMPIIMTSKKIKELALGQVLEVVSDDEGIKKDMPAWCDTTGHQMLGLEEEQAQSGRIYKAFVKKTK; from the coding sequence ATGATCACCGCTGATGTGACGCTCGATACGCTGGGGTATTTTTGTCCCATGCCGATCATTATGACGTCGAAAAAAATCAAGGAATTGGCTCTGGGACAAGTCCTCGAGGTCGTCTCCGACGATGAGGGTATCAAAAAAGACATGCCGGCCTGGTGCGATACGACGGGACATCAGATGCTGGGGCTCGAAGAGGAACAGGCCCAGTCCGGGCGCATCTACAAAGCATTTGTGAAGAAGACCAAGTAA